The genomic interval TTGAAATTGATTCTTCTAAAACGGATTCAATCGTGTTGATTAAAGATATTCCTTTTTATTCAATGTGTGAGCATCATATGTTACCATTTTTTGGGAAAGCTCATGTTGCCTATATTCCAGCTGATGGAAAAATTATTGGCTTGTCAAAAATTCCCCGTTTAGTTGATTATGTTTCGCGCAAACTCTCAGTTCAAGAAAATATCACTCATGATATTGGAGATGTTTTGACTGATATTTTGAATCCTAAAGGAGTGGCAGTTCTTGTTGAAGGACGTCATATGTGCGTTGAAATGCGTGGAGTAAAAAAAGTAAATTCTATTACTAAAACTTCTTATTTTTTAGGTGAATTTAAAGAAAATAATGAAAAAAGAATGGAATTTTTAGAAAGTCTTTTATGAAAATCTTAGAACTTAATCAAGAATCTTTTTCTCTTAAAAATATTATCCTAAAATTTGATGAGTTAAATCACAATGAAATGATTTCTCTTCAAAAAAAACTTTATCGAAATGGTAGTTTGACAAGACTGGCTCCAGACTCCTTGTTAGTAGTTTTAACAATTGATGACTTAGCAAAATTGATTAATCTTTTTGAAAATGATGAAGATAAAAAAATGCTTGAAGTGATTTATAAGCGTCATCAAATCATTTGGTCAGGTAAAAATTTCAATTTTGATTTAACTAGAAAGTCAATTGTCTATTCAATCGTCAATGTTACACCAGACTCTTTTTATGATGGAGATCCAGATAATTTAAACCTCTCTCATATTTTAAAAAGAGTAGAAGCTGATTTAGAAAATGGAGCTTCTGTTCTTGAGCTGGGAGGGAAATCATCGAAACCAGGATATGACGATATTAGCCCAGAAGAGGAATGGAACAGACTGAAAGAACCTATTCTTGAGTTGAAAAAAAACTTTCCTAAAGCGATTTTTGCTGTCGATACGGATGAAGCTTATGTCATGGAACGAGTTTTAGACGCTGGGGTTGATATTATTAACGATATTGATGGTTTTGATACAAATGATAAATTAAAAGTGGTAGAAAAGTATCAACCGGCTTTAGTTGCTATGAATAATGGGCGAGCTGGTTTTAGTTATGCTGATAATGTTTATGAAGAACTTCCATTATTTTTTGAAAATAAAAAAGAAGAGTTACTTCAACTTGGTTTAAAAGCTGAACAAATCGTTATTGATCCTGGAGTTGGTTTTTTTAATGGAGATTCAGGTTCAGATAGTCTTGAGCGGGTTAAATCAACTGAAATTTTAAGCAGAATAGGTTTACCTCTTATGATTGCAATCTCTCGTAAGTCATTTATGGGAAAACTCTTCAATGCCCAAGGAGATGAGCGGCTTTTTTCAAGCCTTGTCCTAGAAGCGCAAATGGTTGCTGACGGGGGACGGATTTTGCGTGTTCATGATGTTAAGGAGACTAAACGTTTACTCGATGCAATTGAAATTTATAAGGAATTTTAAAAATGAATGAAGACCTAATTGCTGAAATTCAAGCTTTATCTGCTATTGGAAGTGAAGAAAAATTTTCCGAGATTATTCGATTATTGAAAAATTCGACTTTAGAGCTTCGGGGGAAAAAGAATCCAGATTTACAATTGTCAGCAAGTGCATTAGTTTTTAAAAAACATAAACTATTTTTTATTGAACACCCTTATCAAAAGGAGCTTTTGCTTCCAGCAGGTCATGTTGAACTAGGAGAAAAGCCATTGGAAACTGCGATTCGTGAGTTCCATGAAGAAACAGGTTTTTCAGCGTCAGAATCAG from Lactococcus lactis carries:
- a CDS encoding NUDIX domain-containing protein, giving the protein MNEDLIAEIQALSAIGSEEKFSEIIRLLKNSTLELRGKKNPDLQLSASALVFKKHKLFFIEHPYQKELLLPAGHVELGEKPLETAIREFHEETGFSASESGKLVDVNLINIPYNKIKNEKEHQHIDFRFLLELKEKEADLAELPFFLLDRTEAPDEFKKYYQYKR
- the folP gene encoding dihydropteroate synthase, which translates into the protein MKILELNQESFSLKNIILKFDELNHNEMISLQKKLYRNGSLTRLAPDSLLVVLTIDDLAKLINLFENDEDKKMLEVIYKRHQIIWSGKNFNFDLTRKSIVYSIVNVTPDSFYDGDPDNLNLSHILKRVEADLENGASVLELGGKSSKPGYDDISPEEEWNRLKEPILELKKNFPKAIFAVDTDEAYVMERVLDAGVDIINDIDGFDTNDKLKVVEKYQPALVAMNNGRAGFSYADNVYEELPLFFENKKEELLQLGLKAEQIVIDPGVGFFNGDSGSDSLERVKSTEILSRIGLPLMIAISRKSFMGKLFNAQGDERLFSSLVLEAQMVADGGRILRVHDVKETKRLLDAIEIYKEF